A stretch of Flavobacterium sp. N1994 DNA encodes these proteins:
- a CDS encoding T9SS type A sorting domain-containing protein produces MKKIILSIATIFVMFGFSFKASAQTAGTLTFTLTCPKHTSGNYETDGRYVIAVWIESCTPCGTTAGTSTFVKTKARYWAGGTNDHLATWVSKSGSSVVDASTGATMGRGATGTPNSLANAFLPHTYTWNGTNVAGTVVADGSYRVVVQETWGHSSATATRYFPFTKGPNTDSQTPAADTNFTAISLSWAATLGVEDFNTTPAFVVYPNPSKGIFNIDFKNEVNNIKVVNILGEVVYSEDVDSSLIDTTKKIDLSSFANGIYIFSLTNDKGTATYKVLLDK; encoded by the coding sequence ATGAAAAAAATTATACTAAGTATTGCAACGATATTTGTGATGTTCGGTTTTTCTTTTAAAGCATCAGCTCAGACAGCAGGAACATTAACATTTACATTAACTTGTCCAAAGCATACCTCAGGGAATTATGAAACTGATGGTAGATATGTAATAGCTGTTTGGATTGAAAGTTGTACTCCATGTGGAACTACTGCAGGAACTTCAACTTTTGTTAAAACTAAAGCCCGTTATTGGGCAGGTGGGACCAATGATCATTTAGCAACTTGGGTTTCTAAATCTGGAAGTAGCGTTGTAGATGCCTCTACTGGAGCAACAATGGGAAGAGGAGCAACTGGAACGCCTAATTCATTAGCGAATGCGTTTTTACCTCATACATACACTTGGAACGGAACAAACGTTGCTGGTACAGTTGTAGCAGATGGATCTTATAGAGTAGTTGTTCAAGAAACATGGGGACATAGTAGCGCTACAGCAACAAGATATTTCCCTTTTACTAAAGGTCCAAATACTGATTCACAAACTCCAGCAGCTGACACTAACTTTACCGCAATTTCTTTAAGTTGGGCAGCAACTTTAGGTGTTGAAGATTTTAATACTACACCAGCTTTTGTAGTTTATCCTAACCCATCAAAAGGTATTTTTAATATTGATTTTAAAAATGAAGTTAACAATATTAAAGTAGTAAATATTTTAGGTGAAGTAGTTTATAGCGAAGATGTTGATTCTTCATTGATTGATACCACTAAAAAGATAGATCTATCTTCCTTTGCTAATGGTATTTATATTTTTAGTTTAACTAATGACAAAGGAACAGCAACTTATAAAGTTCTTTTGGATAAATAA
- a CDS encoding YceI family protein — protein sequence MKKIAIIVVALLIGGAAFSQKMMTRVGEIKFDATVPGAMDEVIGTNKTVSSIFDKSTGEVVVQAMVKSFKFKSPLMEEHFNENYMESDKLPKASFKGKVLNYDGKTGSYDVEGDLTIHGVTNKVKTKMTVTSEGAKLNIAGSFTIKLADYKLEVPALAKKTLAETAKITIKLPLENK from the coding sequence ATGAAAAAAATTGCAATTATAGTAGTAGCTCTTTTAATAGGTGGAGCAGCATTTTCTCAAAAAATGATGACACGTGTTGGAGAGATTAAGTTTGACGCCACTGTTCCTGGAGCTATGGACGAAGTTATAGGAACTAACAAAACAGTTTCAAGTATTTTTGACAAATCTACTGGTGAAGTTGTTGTTCAAGCTATGGTAAAATCATTCAAGTTCAAATCTCCTTTAATGGAAGAACATTTCAATGAAAACTATATGGAAAGTGATAAACTTCCTAAAGCAAGTTTCAAGGGAAAGGTTTTAAATTATGATGGAAAAACTGGAAGTTACGATGTAGAAGGTGATTTGACTATTCACGGAGTGACTAATAAAGTAAAAACTAAAATGACTGTTACTAGTGAAGGTGCTAAATTAAATATTGCTGGAAGTTTCACTATTAAACTTGCTGATTATAAACTTGAAGTTCCTGCATTAGCCAAAAAAACATTAGCAGAAACTGCTAAAATCACTATTAAATTACCACTTGAAAATAAATAA
- a CDS encoding DUF5777 family beta-barrel protein: MKLIKIACSAFLIFAFNAASAQDLMSELDSVPKQKLAVSAAFKGLQVCNMQSTKLPAKNEWYFLVSHRFGDLKEGINNFFGLDNALTRLGGIYGATDWLSLGLSRHTYQKTFEFSIKYRLANQLENGFPFTIVGYNTMDINSSKFDPNLYPDFKESNRFAFTSQLLISRKFSDAISLEVNPVFIHKNLYDLQPGTDRKDQMAIGFGGRCKLSKRISFNLEYAARLTPVEHEYYHNPLTAGFDIETGGHVFQLVFSSSQPMNDVAYFTNTTGRWDAGGSIYFGFNMYRAF; encoded by the coding sequence ATGAAATTAATTAAAATTGCGTGTTCAGCTTTCTTGATATTTGCTTTTAATGCAGCAAGTGCTCAGGATTTAATGAGTGAACTCGATTCAGTGCCAAAACAAAAACTAGCTGTTTCAGCAGCATTTAAAGGATTGCAAGTATGTAATATGCAATCCACTAAGTTACCAGCCAAAAATGAGTGGTATTTTCTAGTTTCTCACCGTTTTGGTGATTTAAAAGAAGGAATCAATAATTTCTTTGGTCTAGACAATGCATTAACAAGATTAGGTGGGATTTATGGAGCAACGGATTGGTTGTCTTTAGGATTGTCTCGCCACACTTATCAAAAAACATTCGAATTTTCTATCAAATATAGATTGGCGAATCAATTGGAGAACGGTTTTCCATTTACTATAGTAGGATACAATACAATGGACATCAATTCCTCTAAATTTGATCCTAATTTGTATCCAGATTTTAAAGAATCAAATCGTTTCGCATTTACTAGTCAATTACTTATTTCAAGAAAATTTTCTGATGCCATTTCATTAGAAGTTAATCCAGTGTTTATTCACAAAAACTTATATGATTTACAACCAGGGACAGATAGAAAAGATCAAATGGCTATTGGTTTCGGCGGAAGATGTAAATTATCTAAAAGAATTAGTTTTAATTTAGAATATGCTGCTCGTTTAACTCCAGTAGAGCATGAATATTATCACAATCCTTTAACAGCCGGTTTTGATATAGAAACAGGAGGTCACGTATTTCAGTTAGTTTTCTCTAGTTCTCAGCCTATGAATGATGTTGCTTATTTTACCAACACCACAGGAAGATGGGACGCAGGAGGAAGTATTTATTTTGGGTTTAACATGTATAGAGCTTTTTAA
- a CDS encoding OB-fold putative lipoprotein produces the protein MNKTIKILLLLVVIAVGGFFGARYYAYHGGKRDIQSEEAAFTITTKAIVAEFTSNVDAANKKYLEKPVAISGTVTSVNDKEVILDNAVNCNFSSADTTIKNGQNVTIKGRVVGYDDLLGELKLDQCNQSNNK, from the coding sequence ATGAATAAAACAATCAAAATACTACTTCTATTAGTAGTCATAGCAGTAGGAGGCTTTTTTGGAGCTCGCTATTATGCTTACCACGGAGGCAAAAGAGATATCCAGTCAGAAGAAGCTGCCTTTACAATAACAACAAAAGCCATTGTTGCTGAGTTTACTTCAAACGTTGATGCTGCTAACAAAAAGTATTTAGAAAAACCAGTTGCTATTTCGGGAACTGTAACTTCTGTTAACGATAAAGAAGTGATATTAGATAATGCTGTTAATTGTAATTTTTCTTCAGCTGATACTACTATAAAAAATGGTCAAAATGTGACTATTAAAGGAAGAGTAGTAGGATATGATGATCTTTTAGGGGAATTAAAATTAGACCAATGTAACCAATCAAATAACAAATAA